A genomic stretch from Falco biarmicus isolate bFalBia1 chromosome 17, bFalBia1.pri, whole genome shotgun sequence includes:
- the DHX58 gene encoding LOW QUALITY PROTEIN: ATP-dependent RNA helicase DHX58 (The sequence of the model RefSeq protein was modified relative to this genomic sequence to represent the inferred CDS: deleted 1 base in 1 codon), with protein sequence MELRGYQLEAVAPALGGCNTIIWLPTGAGKTRAAVYVCQQHLESRVGGRVAVLVNKVHLVDQHAKKEFHALQDTFRVTAISGDSSQKSFFACMVKQSDVVICTAQILHNALVSEEEDMHVELTDFSLLVIDECHHTQKEAVYNKIMLNYLQRKLSGQQDLPQVLGLTASPGTGGATSFEGAVEHILQICANLDVEKIASAQEEAQHLQSHVPQPTKQYDLCQERAQDPFGEQLKEMMEQIQQYMEMPGLPQDFGTQIYEQHIVELEKRGAETFCRKMRVCALHLRKYNDALLINDTVRMIDAFQCLQQFYATERDTKDPTEQFLTALFEENRATLRALAGDQRYENPRLGKLEEILQEHFQPLGTSRGIVFTKTRQSAHSLLSWLQDTAALCGQHIRAAVLTGAGYSNQTRHMTQNEQQDVINLFRKGALNLLFSTSVAEEGLDIPECNIVVRYGLMTNEIAMMQARGRARAENSVYSVLAKANSREVFRELLNEDLVELMERAIRAVQAMPEQEYRLKISELQRIAVASWLMKEARISERRQLHDPDAVYLYCVNCNMAVCRGSDIRTVEGMHHVNINPNFGLYYRVSSGKIQFQRAFKDWEPGCRIMCSECSQEWGMEMIYRQVKLPILSIKNFVVETPAEKKKYKKWSSVTFPVKEFDYVEYCSSIHGQLL encoded by the exons ATGGAGCTGCGGGGGTACCAGCTGGAAGCGGTGGCCCCGGCCCTTGGGGGCTGCAACACCATCATCTGGCTGCCCACGGGTGCCGGCAAGACCCGCGCCGCCGTCTAcgtctgccagcagcacctggagAGCCGGGTGGGCGGCAGGGTGGCCGTGCTGGTCAACAAG GTGCATCTGGTGGACCAGCACGCCAAGAAGGAGTTCCATGCGCTGCAGGACACCTTCAGGGTGACGGCCATCAGTGGGGACAGCAGCCAGAAGTCCTTCTTCGCCTGCATGGTGAAGCAGAGCGACGTTGTCATCTGCACGGCCCAGATCCTGCACAACGCGCTGGTCAGCGAGGAGGAGGACATGCACGTGGAGCTGACAG ATTTCTCACTGCTGGTGATAGACGAGTGTCACCACACGCAGAAGGAAGCCGTCTACAACAAAATCATGCTGAATTATCTCCAGCGCAAGCTCAGTGGGCAGCAGGATCTGCCACAGGTCCTGGGACTGACGGCATCCCCTGGCACC GGGGGGGCAACCTCCTTTGAGGGGGCTGTAGAGCACATCCTGCAG ATCTGCGCTAACCTGGACGTTGAGAAAATCGCGTCGGCGCAGGAGGAGGCGCAGCACCTGCAGAGCCACGTCCCCCAGCCCACGAAGCAGTATGACCTGTGCCAAGAGAGAGCGCAG gaCCCCTTTGGtgagcagctgaaggagatgATGGAGCAGATCCAGCAGTACATGGAGATGCCTGGCCTGCCTCAGGACTTCGGCACGCAGATTTACGAGCAGCACATCGTGGAGCTGGAGAAGAGAG GCGCCGAGACCTTTTGTCGCAAGATGCGGGTGTGTGCACTGCACTTGCGCAAGTACAACGACGCGTTGCTGATCAACGACACGGTGCGGATGATCGACGCCTTCCAGTGCCTCCAGCAGTTCTATGCCACCGAGAGGGACACCAAGGACCCCACCGAACAGTTCCTCACTGCACTGTTTGAGG AGAACAGGGCGACCCTGCGGGCGCTCGCTGGGGACCAGCGCTATGAGAACCCCAGGCTGGGCAAGCTGGAGGAGATCCTGCAGGAACATTTCCAACCCCTGGGAACTTCTCGCGGCATCGTCTTCACCAAGACCCGGCAGAGTGCCCACAGCCTGCTCAGCTGGCTGCAGGACACGGCCGCGCTCTGCGGGCAGCACATCAGGGCCGCTGTCCTCACCGGCGCCGGCTACAGCAACCAGACCAGGCACATGACGCAG aaCGAGCAGCAGGATGTGATCAACCTGTTCCGCAAGGGAGCCCTCAACCTGCTCTTCTCCACCAGCGTGGCTGAGGAGGGCCTGGATATCCCTGAGTGCAACATCGTGGTTCGCTATGGGCTGATGACCAATGAGATCGCCATGATGCAG GCCCGGGGCCGTGCCCGTGCCGAGAACAGTGTCTACTCCGTCCTCGCCAAAGCCAACAGCAGAGAGGTCTTCCGTGAGCTGCTCAACGAGGACCTCGTGGAGCTCATGGAGAGGGCCATCAGAGCAGTGCAAGCCATGCCTGAGCAGGAGTACCGCCTCAAG ATCAGCGAGCTGCAGCGAATTGCTGTTGCCAGCTGGCTAATGAAGGAAGCCAGGATCAGtgagaggaggcagctgcacGACCCGGACGCTGTTTACCTCTACTGCGTCAACTGCAACATGGCAGTGTGCCGCGGCAGCGACATCCGCACCGTGGAGGGCATGCACCACGTTAACATCAACCCCAACTTCGG GTTGTATTACAGAGTTTCCTCTGGGAAAATACAGTTCCAGCGGGCTTTCAAAGACTGGGAGCCCGGCTGTCGCATCATGTGCAGTGAGTGCAGCCAG GAGTGGGGAATGGAGATGATCTACCGGCAGGTGAAGCTGCCCATCCTCTCCATCAAAAACTTCGTGGTGGAGACGCCGGCTGAGAAGAAGAAGTACAAGAAGTGGAGCAGTGTGACATTCCCCGTCAAGGAGTTTGACTATGTGGAGTACTGCTCTAGCATCCACGGCCAGCTCTTGTAG